One window of the Rissa tridactyla isolate bRisTri1 chromosome 9, bRisTri1.patW.cur.20221130, whole genome shotgun sequence genome contains the following:
- the SMAD3 gene encoding mothers against decapentaplegic homolog 3 isoform X2: MEMCEYAFNMKKDEVCVNPYHYQRVETPVLPPVLVPRHTEIPAEFPPLDDYSHSIPENTNFPAGIEPQSNYIPETPPPGYLSEDGETSDHQMNPSMDAGSPNLSPNPMSPAHNNLDLQPVTYCEPAFWCSISYYELNQRVGETFHASQPSMTVDGFTDPSNSERFCLGLLSNVNRNAAVELTRRHIGRGVRLYYIGGEVFAECLSDSAIFVQSPNCNQRYGWHPATVCKIPPGCNLKIFNNQEFAALLAQSVNQGFEAVYQLTRMCTIRMSFVKGWGAEYRRQTVTSTPCWIELHLNGPLQWLDKVLTQMGSPSIRCSSVS; encoded by the exons ATGGAGATGTGCGAGTACGCCTTTAACATGAAGAAGGATGAAGTCTGTGTGAATCCTTACCATTACCAAAGAGTGGAAACCCCAG TGTTACCTCCAGTGCTGGTGCCTCGGCACACAGAGATCCCAGCTGAGTTCCCACCGTTAGACGATTACAGCCACTCTATTCCAGAGAACACTAACTTCCCAGCAGGTATCGAGCCACAGAGCAACTACATTCCAG AGACACCTCCTCCAGGCTATTTGAGTGAGGATGGAGAAACCAGTGACCACCAGATGAACCCCAGCATGGATGCAG GTTCTCCAAACTTATCACCAAACCCTATGTCTCCAGCACACAATAATCTGG ATCTGCAGCCTGTTACCTACTGCGAGCCAGCTTTCTGGTGCTCGATATCCTACTATGAACTCAACCAGCGAGTGGGAGAGACTTTCCACGCCTCTCAGCCCTCTATGACCGTGGATGGTTTCACTGACCCGTCTAATTCGGAACGCTTCTGCCTTGGTCTGCTCTCCAACGTCAACAGAAACGCGGCAGTGGAACTCACGAGACGACACATTG GAAGAGGAGTAAGACTCTACTACATTGGCGGCGAGGTGTTTGCCGAGTGCCTTAGCGACAGTGCCATTTTTGTCCAGTCTCCCAACTGCAATCAGCGCTACGGCTGGCACCCAGCAACAGTTTGCAAGATCCCACCAG GATGTAACTTGAAGATTTTTAACAACCAGGAATTCGCCGCTCTCTTGGCTCAGTCTGTAAATCAGGGCTTCGAAGCCGTGTATCAGCTGACCCGAATGTGCACGATTCGAATGAGCTTTGtcaagggatggggagcagaatacAG GCGGCAGACTGTGACCAGCACTCCCTGCTGGATTGAACTGCATCTTAATGGTCCTCTGCAGTGGCTGGACAAGGTCCTTACGCAAATGGGCTCCCCGAGTATTCGTTGTTCCAGCGTCTCCTAA